A window of the Erpetoichthys calabaricus chromosome 10, fErpCal1.3, whole genome shotgun sequence genome harbors these coding sequences:
- the LOC114659629 gene encoding ubiquitin-conjugating enzyme E2 L3-like — protein MAASRRLYKELEEIKKSGMRCFRNIFVDDANLLTWQGLLVPDSPPYDKGAFKIEINFPAEYPFKPPKITFKTKIYHPNIDEKGQVCLPIISAENWKPATKTDQVIQSLITLVNEPEPEHPLRADLAEEFSKDHKKFIRNAEEHTRKFGEKRPVCE, from the exons ATGGCAGCAAGTCGACGGCTGTACAAG GAACTGGAAGAAATTAAGAAGTCTGGAATGAGATGTTTCCGAAATATATTTGTTGATGATGCAAACCTACTAACATGGCAAGGCCTACTGGTAcca GACAGCCCTCCCTATGACAAAGGGGCATTCAAGATTGAGATAAACTTTCCAGCAGAGTACCCTTTCAAACCTCCAAAAATTACCTTTAAAACAAAGATCTACCACCCAAACATTGATGAAAAGGGACAAGTGTGTCTGCCTATCATAAGTGCAGAGAACTGGAAACCAGCAACAAAAACTGACCAAG TGATCCAGTCCTTAATTACCTTGGTAAATGAACCGGAGCCTGAACATCCTCTAAGGGCTGACCTCGCAGAAGAATTTTCCAAGGACCATAAAAAGTTCATCAGGAATGCAGAGGAGCACACTCGCAAATTTGGAGAGAAGAGACCAGTGTGTGAATGA